The stretch of DNA TGCTCTGCGCCTCAGACGTCACGCCCCTCCTGGAGCACACCCAGCGGGCGGTGTACCTGGAAGACGGGGATGTGGCTGCCCTCACGGCGTCCAGGATCGACGTCTACCACGACGGCGTCCGGGTAGAGCGCTCGATCACCCACATCGATTGGAGCGTGGACGACGCAAAGAAGGGCGGGTTCGAGCACTATATGCTCAAGGAGATCTACGAGCAGCCCGAGGTCTTCTACAACACGATCAAGGCGCTGGAAAAAGACACCCGCCTCCCCATGCTCAGGATCCCGGCCGAGATCACGGTGGTGGCCTGCGGGACGTCCTATCATGCCGCCCTCGTCTTCCGCTACCTTGCGCAGGAGTACTCCTCTAAGCGGGTTTCGGTGGAGTTCGCCTCCGAGTTCAAGTATTATACCCCGCCCCTCCGCGACATGGTGATCGCCGTCACCCAGTCCGGGGAGACGGCCGACACCCTCACCGCCATCGAGAAGGCGAAGGCCCGCAACTGCTCGACCCTGGCGGTGACGAACGTGCTCGGGAGCACCGTCAGCCGCAGCGCGGACTGGACCGTCTTCATGTGCGCCGGCCCCGAGATCAGCGTCGCCGCCACGAAATCTTTTACCGGCCAGCTCGCGGTCTTCATGGGCATGGTGAACGTGATGGCGGACGGGAAGTTCACCGAAGTCCTGGCCCATGCCCACCGCTCGATCGAGCGGGTGCTCCCGCAGGAAATGGGGGCGGCGGTCTCCCTGCTTCTCAGCGCCACCGAGATGTTCTACGTGGGCCGCGGGGTTTTCTACCCGGTTGCGCTCGAGGGCGCCCTGAAGATGAAGGAGATCTCCTATATCCACGCCGAAGGATATGCGGCCGGGGAACTCAAGCATGGCCCCTTCGCCCTGCTCTCCCCGGAAACGCCGGTCGTCGCCATCTGCACGCCGGGCCGCACCTACGGGGTGATGCTCTCCAACGTCAAGGAGATGAAGGCGCGGGGTGCCCCGGTCATCGGGATCGGGGTGGAAGGGGACACCGAGGTCGAGAGCATCGTGGACGTCTTTATCCCGATCCCTGAGGACCACCAGATGGTCCAGGCGCTCACGGTCTCGGTGATCCTGCAACTCCTGGCCTACCAGACGGCAAACGCGTTGGAGAGAGATATCGACAAACCAAGAAATCTGGCAAAGAGTGTGACCGTCGAATGACAGAATATGGCAGAAACACCATCGGTGAGGGCGCACGCATCTTCGAGCCGGTGACCCTCGGCTTTCCATCGAGGGAACGGATCGGACAGAAGGAGTTTGCAGGCACCGTCATCGGCAAAAACGCCGTCCTCAGAACAGGGACGATCATATACTGCGACGTCGAGATAGGAGACGATTTTTCGAGCGGGCACAACGTGATGATCCGCGAGCGGACGAAGATCGGCGATCATGTGGCCATCGGCACCTCGGCGGTGATCGAAGGTGACTGCGTCATCGGGAGCAACGTCTCGCTCCAGAGCATGGTCTATATCCCGACGAACACCTTCCTTGGCGACCATGTCTTCATCGGCCCCAACGCCGTGCTGACAAACGACCGCTACCCGCCGCACGGAAAGCCGCCCCTGCAGGGCCCTGTCGTCAGGGACGGCGTCTCGATCGGCGCCGGGGCCGTGATCCTGCCCGGCATCACCATCGGTGAGGGGGCGCTCGTGGCCGCGGGCGCCGTCGTCACCCACGACGTCCCGGCGCGGATGATGGCGATCGGGTCGCCGGCACGCTTTGTCGATCTCCCCGAGCGGATGCGTGAGTAGGATGAAGGTCCCGGTGGCGCGCCCCCTGCTCGGGGAGGAGGAAGCGGATGCAGTGCGGGAGGTGCTCGCCTCGGGCATGATCGCCTCTGGCCCGAAAACAGCGGCTTTCGAGGAGCGTTTCGCCGCTTTCTGCGGCGCATCGCACGCCGTCGCCGTGAACAACGGTACGGCCGCGCTGCATGCGGCGCTCCTCGCCGGCGGCGTAGGGCCAGGCGACGAGGTGATCGTCCCCTCCTTTTCGTTCATCGCAACGGCGACGGCAGTCTCGATGTGCGGCGCCGTCCCGGTCTTTGCCGACGTGGACCCGGAACGCTTCACCATCGACCCGGTTTCGGCAGAAGCGCTCGTCACCGGGAAGACGAAAGCGGTGATCGCCGTCCACCTCTTCGGCCAGCCCTGCGACGTCCCGGCGATCGCCGACCTCTGCGCCGACCGGCGCCTCCTTTTCGTGGAGGACGCCGCGCAGGCGCACGGGGCGGCGCTCGACGGGAAGCGGGCCGGATCGTTCGGGGACTTCGGCTGCTTCTCTTTCTATGCGACGAAGAACATGACCACCGGCGAGGGCGGGATGGTGACGACGCCGTCTGACGAGTTCGACGTCCGCCTGCGCCGGATCATCAACCACGGGCAGTCTGAGAAATATCTTCACACCGAACTCGGCTATAACTACCGGATGACCGACATCGCCGCCGCCGTCGGGCTGGTGCAGCTCGAGCGGCTGGAGGGATTCAACCGGCGCCGGCAGGAGAACGCCGCCTTCTACTCGGACCATATCAGGGCGCCGGGGATCGCCTTACCGACAACGGCGCCGGGCGCCGTGCACGTCTACCACCAGTACGTCCTGCGGGCCGACGACGGGCGGGACCGGCTGATGGCCGCCCTCGGGGAGCGGGGGATCGGGACGGCGGTCCATTACCCGGTGCCGATCCACCGGCAGCCGGTCTATGCCGGCCGGCCCGCCTGCTGCCCGGTCGCAGAGCGTCTCGCCGCCACGGTCTTTTCGATCCCGGTCCATCCCGGCGTCACCGACGAAGAGCGGACGCATATCGCCGATGCGATCAACGAGGTGGCCTGATGGACGCGGGCGTCATCGGCACCGGGGCGATGGGGCGCAACCACGTCCGCATCTACACCGAGTTGAAGGAGGTCGGGACGACCTACGTCTACGACCTCGACCATGCGGCCGCAGAGGCCGTCGCCGCCCAGAACGGGGCCGAGGTCTGCGCTTCGATGGAGGAGTTCCTCAGGAAGGCCGAGGCGGTCTCGGTCTGCGTCCCGACGCCGTACCATTTTGCGACCGCACGGCAGTGCATCGGGGCCGGCGTCCACACCCTCATCGAGAAGCCGATCTGCCTTTCGGCCGAGGAGGGGGAGCGTCTTGTCGGAGAGATCCCCGACGGCCTCACCGTCGGCGTCGGGCACATCGAGCGCTTCAATCCGATCGTGGACGAAGTGAGGAGGCTCGTCTCCGCACCTCTGTACGTCCATATCGCCCGGCACAACCCGGCATCGGCGCGGGTGAGCGGGTCCTCGGTCGTCGAAGACCTGATGATCCACGACATCGACGTCGTCTTCAACGCCCTCTTCTCAGGCCCCTGCACCCTGGCGAGCGCCGGAACCGAGGACGTGGCGGCGGCCCTGATCACCTTCGGAACGACGCCGGTCTACCTCTCGGCAAGCCGGAAGGCCTCGAAGAAGGTGCGATCGATCTACATCGAGCAGGAGGAGGCGACGATCGAGGCCGACTACATGACCCAGGAGGTCTACGTCTACCGCAAACCCGGCGCCTACGGGCTGGTGGACGGGCAGTACCGCCAGGAGAACATCATCGAGAAACTGCTCGTGAACAAAGTCGAGCCCCTGAAGACCGAACTCCAGACCTTCGTGCGGTGCGCCAGAGACGCACGGCCGTTCCCGGTGACGCCCGCTCAGGGGCTCGAGAACCTGCGGGTCTGCGAGCGGATCGGGCGGGGGCTCGCCCCCCACCGCTGACTTCTTCTTGTCCCCTGCACAAACACACTTCCGAAAGATACCGGGGGTTATCATGAACACCAGACTGTCATCCATTCTCCAGGAAAAGGGACCGATCCGGACGGTCGGCGTCGTCGGCATGGGATATGTGGGCATCCCGGCGGCGGCGCTCTTCGCCGATGCGCCGGCGTTCGACCATGTCTACGGCTTCCAGCGGGACTCGCTCTCTTCAGGCTACAAGATCGCCGCGCTCAACCGGGGCGAGTCCCCCCTGAAGGGCGAGGAACCGGGGCTCGAAGACCTCCTGCAACGGGTCGTCTCGGCCGGTACGTTCACCTGCACCCCGGATTTTTCAAAGGTCGCGGAGTGCGACGCTGTCACCCTCGCAATCCAGACCCCGTTTGCGGACCCGAAAGACCTGATCCCTGACTTCACGCCCCTGGTCGAGGGGATCAGGAACGTGGGCCGACACATCGCTCCAGGCACCCTGGTCGTCCTCGAATCGACGATCACCCCCGGCACCACCACCGGCATGGCCCGCGAGATCCTGGAGGAGGAGTCCGGGCTCGTGGCAGGCGTTGATTTCGCCCTCGCTCACGCACCAGAGCGGGTGATGGTCGGGCGATTGCTCCGCAATATCCGCGAGCACGACCGGATCGTCGGCGGGATCGACGATGTGAGCACGAAACGGGCGGTCGAACTCTACTCCCCGGTGCTCACCAGCGGCAGGGTGATCCCGATGACGGCCACCGCCGCCGAGGTGACGAAGACCGCCGAGAACACGTTCAGGGATCTCCAGATCGCCGCCGCCAACCAGCTCGCCCTGTACTGCGAGGCGATGGGGATCAATGTCTACGATGTGCGGGCCGGGATCGACTCCCTGAAAGGCGAGGGTATCACCAGAGCAATCCTCTGGCCCGGCGCCGGCGTGGGTGGACACTGCCTCACCAAGGACACCTATCACCTGGAGCGGGGCGTGCGGGTGCTCGGAGGCGAACTCGACTGGCCCGGCGAGGTCGCCTCGCTATACGTGACCGCCCGGCAGATCAACGACTTCATGCCGGCGCATATGCTGACCCTGACGGCGTCGGCCCTCTCCCAGGCAGGAAAGAGCCTTCGAGGAGCAAAAATCGCCCTCCTGGGCTGGGCCTTCATCAACGACTCCGACGACGCGAGAAACACCCCGGCAGAGCCCTTCCGCGACGCCGCCCTCGCCGCCGGGGCTGAGGTCGCCGTTCACGACCCCTGGGTGGAGCGCTACCCCGGCCTCGAGGTTTCGCACGACCTTGCGGCGGTGCTCCAGGGTGCCGACGCCGTTGCCCTCTTCGCCGGGCACCGGGACTACCGGGGGCTTGACCCCGCCCAGGTGAAGACGCTCTCTGGCTGCGATCACCCGGCGATCGTCGACGGTCGGAACATCGTCGATCCCGACACCTTCATCGAGGCGGGATTTGCCTACCGCGGGATCGGCAGGGGCGACAGAAACGGCCACGCCCTGAAGGGCTGAGTCTCTCTTCCCATTACCCCTGTATATTCTCTTTTTCGCCTTCATCCCTGCGCACCGCAAAGGATTAATACACCCCCGGGCGTGAACGGGTGCTGGGGACACCACTATATGATCCGGTCATATGAGGACTACCGATCCTATCTCGAGGCAGACCGCCTTGCTCTGGGCTGCCGTACCACGCGGCCGCCGCTTTTTGGAGAAGAGATCTGGCGGTTTCAGATCCTGCTCAGGAAGATGGAATATTATCGCAATTGCAGACACTCGTTCATCTACCGGCCCTCTATCTCCTGGACCGGATGGAAATTCCATGCCGCAAGCCTCCTCCTCGGGTTCACGATCCCCCTCAACGTCTTCGGCCCCGGCCTGAGCATTGCCCACCGTGGCACGATCGTCGTTCATCCCGCGGTACGGATCGGCGCAAACTGCAGGATCCATGCCTGCGTCAATATCGGGACGAAGGCCGGATCCGAGGACCTCACCCCGGTGATCGGCGACAACGTGTACATCGGTCCGGGCGCGAAGATATTCGGGGATATCAGGATCGCAGACGGGATCGCCATAGGGGCGAACAGCGTCGTCAACAGATCGTTCGAAGAGCCCGGCATATCGATTGCAGGGGTCCCTGCACGGAAGATCGGAGATAAGGGCAACCGACCGCAGGGCGGAGAACCTGCTCCCGCCGGTGCAGACCGGGGGGCGGCACCCCTCCCCGGGGATCAGGGGACAGGATAAGAACCCTCATCCCCTCTGCGGATCCACGCTTCTTCTGAACCTGATGAAGATCCTCCTCGTATCCACCCAGGACTACATCCACCACCCGGTACCCTCCCGCCACCACTATATCTTCGAGGAGCTGGCCGGGCGCCACGAGGTGCACGTCCCCCACTTCCATGTGAGCCGCGGCCCTGAGCGCCCCACCCGCCTCCACGTCGAGGAGGCGACCCTCTTCCCCTTCACCAGCCCCTTCCTCCACTACACCGCAAACGCACCCTATCATATGGCAGCGATGCGCCGGATCATCAGGGAGAACGGGATCGAGGTCGTGGTGGCGGCGAACGTCCTCGCCGGCACCGCCGCCGTCAGGGCTGCGCGTTCGGCAAAAATCCCTGTTCTCTTCGACCTCAAGGACTGGTTCCCTGACTCGGCGGCGGCGTATTACGAAAACACCCTTGCGAAACGCCTGATCCACGACGGCGTCTGGGCGATCACCCGCTACAACCTCGACCGGAGCGACCGGATCACGACCGTCTCCCCCTCCCTCGCGGCGCAGCTCGGTCGCCACGGCTACGAGGCCGGCGTGATCACCAACGGCGTCAACACCGATCTCTTCCGCCCGATGGACGGCGCCCCCATGCGCAGGCGCCTCGGGATCCCGCAGGAGAGTTTCGTGATCGGGTTCGCCGGATCGGTCGAGCGGTGGTATGCCGTCGACGACCTGATCCGCCTCCTCCCGAAAATCCGGTCGGAGTTCGGCGACGTCAGGCTCCTGGTCGTCGGGGGCTCGCTCTTCACCGGCTACCTGGACGACCTCAGAGCCCTGGCCTCTGCCTCGGGCGTCGCCGGCGAGGTCGTCTTCACCGGGACGGTGCGGCACGAAGACCTCCCGGCCCACATCAGCGCCATGGACGTCTGCACCATACCGCTCTCCCCGCCGCAGTGGGCGAACATCGCCCTCCCGAACAAGTTCTTCGAGTACTCGGCCTGCAAAAAGCCGATCCTCTCGCGGCCCATCCCCGATGTCGAGGCGATCGGCGGGGACCATCTCTCGATCTACCGGAACGACGAGGAGTTCGTCGCCCTCGTCGGCGAGGCGGTCAGGCGGCCACGGGAGGTTGCGGTCGACTCGGAGCGGTTCAGCTGGAAACGAAGGGCTGCCGAGATGGAGGCCGTCCTCCTGGACCTCACCCGGTGAAAAGCCACCAAAAATCGTTTTTTTCCGTCTCTGGAATTATCCAAATATATTAATCATCCTCCGGGGAAACACTGATACCGGAGTATCAATGCCGCCTTTCGACGAAAAACAAAGAAATATCTTGATTGCGGGAGCGCTCATCCTCCTCTCGCTCTTCGCCCTCTGGATCAGGCTGATCCCGATGGCCGGACTCACCGCGGCCGGAGTGGCCGACGTCCTGGGCAACGACCCCTGGTATAACCTCAGGCAGGTGGAGTCCCTCCTCGCCAACGGCCTGACCTATGCCTGGTACGACCCGATGACCCTCTTCCCGACCGGCGACCCCGTCTACTGGGGCCCGCTCTTCACCCAGATCATCGCGGGGCTCGCGATCCTGACCGGGGCGACGACGCGCCTCGATATCGCCTTCGTCGCCTCGCTCGTCCCGCCCCTGATGGGCGCCGCCATGGTCCCGCTGGTCTACTTCATCGGCAGGAGAGTGGCCGACCCGAAGACCGGCCTCCTTGCCGCTCTTTTCACGGCGGTGATCTCGGGGCAGTACCTCTACCGCTCGCTCTTCGGGTTCGTCGACCACCATGTCGCCGAGGTGCTCTTCTCGACGCTCTTCGCCCTCGCCTATATCGTCGCCCTCCATGCAGGGCGGGAGGGGCGGGTCGACCTCGCCTCGGTCGAGACGTTGAAGCGCCCCCTCCTCCTCGGTGCTCTCGCGGGCGTCGCCTACCTGCTCGGCCTCTTCGTGATGCCGACGATGATCCTCTTCGCCATGATCGCGGCGGTCTATACGG from Methanofollis liminatans DSM 4140 encodes:
- the glmS gene encoding glutamine--fructose-6-phosphate transaminase (isomerizing) — encoded protein: MCGIVGYIGWKEAAPLVIEGLKRLEYRGYDSFGVATENGDINIIKKSGKISESGADLSALVGTIGIGHTRWATHGVPNDCNAHPHTDCTGAIAVVHNGIIENYAVLKRKLIEKGHRFKSETDTEVIAHLVEEYFSGDLLAAVTAAVRHLEGSYAILVIAKDDQRIVAARKSSPLVLGIGDGEVLCASDVTPLLEHTQRAVYLEDGDVAALTASRIDVYHDGVRVERSITHIDWSVDDAKKGGFEHYMLKEIYEQPEVFYNTIKALEKDTRLPMLRIPAEITVVACGTSYHAALVFRYLAQEYSSKRVSVEFASEFKYYTPPLRDMVIAVTQSGETADTLTAIEKAKARNCSTLAVTNVLGSTVSRSADWTVFMCAGPEISVAATKSFTGQLAVFMGMVNVMADGKFTEVLAHAHRSIERVLPQEMGAAVSLLLSATEMFYVGRGVFYPVALEGALKMKEISYIHAEGYAAGELKHGPFALLSPETPVVAICTPGRTYGVMLSNVKEMKARGAPVIGIGVEGDTEVESIVDVFIPIPEDHQMVQALTVSVILQLLAYQTANALERDIDKPRNLAKSVTVE
- a CDS encoding nucleotide sugar dehydrogenase, which produces MNTRLSSILQEKGPIRTVGVVGMGYVGIPAAALFADAPAFDHVYGFQRDSLSSGYKIAALNRGESPLKGEEPGLEDLLQRVVSAGTFTCTPDFSKVAECDAVTLAIQTPFADPKDLIPDFTPLVEGIRNVGRHIAPGTLVVLESTITPGTTTGMAREILEEESGLVAGVDFALAHAPERVMVGRLLRNIREHDRIVGGIDDVSTKRAVELYSPVLTSGRVIPMTATAAEVTKTAENTFRDLQIAAANQLALYCEAMGINVYDVRAGIDSLKGEGITRAILWPGAGVGGHCLTKDTYHLERGVRVLGGELDWPGEVASLYVTARQINDFMPAHMLTLTASALSQAGKSLRGAKIALLGWAFINDSDDARNTPAEPFRDAALAAGAEVAVHDPWVERYPGLEVSHDLAAVLQGADAVALFAGHRDYRGLDPAQVKTLSGCDHPAIVDGRNIVDPDTFIEAGFAYRGIGRGDRNGHALKG
- a CDS encoding Gfo/Idh/MocA family protein, coding for MDAGVIGTGAMGRNHVRIYTELKEVGTTYVYDLDHAAAEAVAAQNGAEVCASMEEFLRKAEAVSVCVPTPYHFATARQCIGAGVHTLIEKPICLSAEEGERLVGEIPDGLTVGVGHIERFNPIVDEVRRLVSAPLYVHIARHNPASARVSGSSVVEDLMIHDIDVVFNALFSGPCTLASAGTEDVAAALITFGTTPVYLSASRKASKKVRSIYIEQEEATIEADYMTQEVYVYRKPGAYGLVDGQYRQENIIEKLLVNKVEPLKTELQTFVRCARDARPFPVTPAQGLENLRVCERIGRGLAPHR
- a CDS encoding acyltransferase, which codes for MTEYGRNTIGEGARIFEPVTLGFPSRERIGQKEFAGTVIGKNAVLRTGTIIYCDVEIGDDFSSGHNVMIRERTKIGDHVAIGTSAVIEGDCVIGSNVSLQSMVYIPTNTFLGDHVFIGPNAVLTNDRYPPHGKPPLQGPVVRDGVSIGAGAVILPGITIGEGALVAAGAVVTHDVPARMMAIGSPARFVDLPERMRE
- a CDS encoding DegT/DnrJ/EryC1/StrS family aminotransferase, producing the protein MKVPVARPLLGEEEADAVREVLASGMIASGPKTAAFEERFAAFCGASHAVAVNNGTAALHAALLAGGVGPGDEVIVPSFSFIATATAVSMCGAVPVFADVDPERFTIDPVSAEALVTGKTKAVIAVHLFGQPCDVPAIADLCADRRLLFVEDAAQAHGAALDGKRAGSFGDFGCFSFYATKNMTTGEGGMVTTPSDEFDVRLRRIINHGQSEKYLHTELGYNYRMTDIAAAVGLVQLERLEGFNRRRQENAAFYSDHIRAPGIALPTTAPGAVHVYHQYVLRADDGRDRLMAALGERGIGTAVHYPVPIHRQPVYAGRPACCPVAERLAATVFSIPVHPGVTDEERTHIADAINEVA
- a CDS encoding glycosyltransferase, producing the protein MKILLVSTQDYIHHPVPSRHHYIFEELAGRHEVHVPHFHVSRGPERPTRLHVEEATLFPFTSPFLHYTANAPYHMAAMRRIIRENGIEVVVAANVLAGTAAVRAARSAKIPVLFDLKDWFPDSAAAYYENTLAKRLIHDGVWAITRYNLDRSDRITTVSPSLAAQLGRHGYEAGVITNGVNTDLFRPMDGAPMRRRLGIPQESFVIGFAGSVERWYAVDDLIRLLPKIRSEFGDVRLLVVGGSLFTGYLDDLRALASASGVAGEVVFTGTVRHEDLPAHISAMDVCTIPLSPPQWANIALPNKFFEYSACKKPILSRPIPDVEAIGGDHLSIYRNDEEFVALVGEAVRRPREVAVDSERFSWKRRAAEMEAVLLDLTR
- a CDS encoding serine O-acetyltransferase, which encodes MIRSYEDYRSYLEADRLALGCRTTRPPLFGEEIWRFQILLRKMEYYRNCRHSFIYRPSISWTGWKFHAASLLLGFTIPLNVFGPGLSIAHRGTIVVHPAVRIGANCRIHACVNIGTKAGSEDLTPVIGDNVYIGPGAKIFGDIRIADGIAIGANSVVNRSFEEPGISIAGVPARKIGDKGNRPQGGEPAPAGADRGAAPLPGDQGTG